In a single window of the Anaerotruncus rubiinfantis genome:
- the selB gene encoding selenocysteine-specific translation elongation factor: protein MKHVMIGTAGHIDHGKTALVKALTGTDTDRLAEEKRRGITIDLGFAQMVLPGGTLAGIVDVPGHEKFIRNMLAGAGAIDLALMVVAADEGVMPQTREHLDILTLLGVQHGVVALTKCDLVDEETLELAKEDLREAFAGSFLQKAPVVEVSAVTGMGISALREALLLAVGKCPERGSGRPFRMPVDRVFTVDGFGTVVTGTVLGGTLSVGDPVVVCPQGLEARVRGLQSGGTDVAAVFAGQRAAANLGGIKRENIGRGSLLACRVLSCTRLDVRLDALPTAHILHHGSRLHLAIGTASVVCRLILLDQDTLYPGESAYAQLRLEQPVAAQYGDRFVVRFYSPLLTVGGGIVLDACPNKHKRSDPEVLSRLHCYRNGTLSDQLVYELSHALYTRRDLRERFLHCADAAFDEAWQVLLDRGMIMETGGLVGTPALMAESGQAILKALAAYHLEHPLSDGFPLSEMQKCFPAALMESLLEKGMIVRRDAAAALPEFVPLQTDAGSSAREKLFAAYRAAGFAPPAPASLAEKTGIAPEMVFRMLELLRRDGELICVGPELFFLRETVDCAKEKFETLTKRQESVRLSELRDALGASRKYTQAILEYFDEIGYTVRDGDVRRLK, encoded by the coding sequence ATGAAACATGTGATGATCGGGACGGCGGGACATATCGATCACGGCAAGACGGCGCTCGTCAAAGCATTGACCGGCACGGACACCGACCGGCTCGCGGAGGAAAAGCGCCGGGGGATTACGATTGACCTTGGATTTGCACAGATGGTGCTGCCGGGAGGGACCCTTGCCGGAATCGTGGATGTGCCCGGACACGAAAAATTTATCCGCAATATGCTGGCTGGCGCAGGCGCGATCGATCTTGCGCTGATGGTGGTCGCGGCTGACGAGGGCGTGATGCCGCAGACGCGGGAACACTTGGACATCCTGACGCTGCTCGGCGTTCAGCATGGCGTGGTCGCATTGACAAAGTGCGACCTTGTGGATGAGGAGACGCTGGAACTGGCAAAGGAGGATCTGCGGGAGGCCTTTGCAGGCAGCTTTTTGCAGAAAGCGCCGGTGGTGGAGGTTTCTGCTGTCACCGGTATGGGGATTTCTGCATTGCGGGAGGCGCTCCTGCTGGCAGTGGGAAAGTGTCCGGAACGCGGCAGCGGCCGCCCGTTTCGGATGCCGGTTGACCGGGTATTTACGGTGGATGGATTTGGGACAGTGGTCACCGGGACGGTACTTGGCGGAACCCTTTCGGTCGGCGACCCGGTCGTGGTCTGTCCCCAGGGACTCGAAGCACGGGTGCGCGGCCTGCAAAGCGGCGGTACAGATGTCGCTGCTGTCTTTGCAGGCCAGCGGGCTGCCGCGAACCTCGGTGGGATCAAACGCGAGAATATCGGTCGCGGCAGCCTGCTGGCCTGCCGGGTGTTGAGCTGTACACGGCTCGACGTCCGGCTGGACGCGCTCCCCACGGCGCACATCCTGCATCACGGCTCCAGGCTGCATTTGGCGATTGGGACGGCCAGCGTGGTCTGCCGGCTGATCCTTCTGGATCAGGATACGCTGTATCCGGGAGAATCCGCCTATGCGCAATTGCGGCTGGAGCAGCCGGTAGCGGCGCAGTACGGCGACCGGTTTGTGGTGCGCTTTTATTCACCGCTCCTGACGGTTGGCGGAGGCATCGTGCTTGACGCCTGTCCGAACAAACACAAGCGGTCGGATCCGGAAGTGCTGTCCCGCCTGCACTGTTACAGAAATGGGACGCTTTCAGATCAGCTCGTCTATGAGCTGTCCCACGCGCTTTATACGCGGCGGGATCTCCGGGAGCGGTTCCTTCACTGTGCAGACGCCGCGTTTGACGAGGCATGGCAGGTCTTGCTGGATCGTGGAATGATCATGGAAACGGGCGGACTTGTGGGAACGCCCGCGCTGATGGCGGAAAGCGGACAGGCAATCCTGAAGGCGCTTGCCGCTTATCATCTGGAGCATCCCTTGTCAGATGGATTCCCGCTGTCTGAAATGCAGAAATGTTTTCCGGCTGCGCTGATGGAATCGCTGTTGGAAAAAGGGATGATAGTCCGGCGTGATGCCGCTGCTGCTCTGCCTGAATTTGTGCCGCTGCAAACCGATGCGGGCAGTTCGGCGCGCGAAAAACTCTTTGCCGCCTATCGTGCTGCCGGGTTTGCGCCACCTGCGCCCGCCAGCCTGGCGGAAAAAACCGGAATTGCACCGGAAATGGTTTTTCGGATGCTGGAGCTGCTGAGACGGGACGGGGAGCTGATCTGTGTGGGCCCGGAGCTTTTCTTTTTGCGGGAAACGGTTGATTGCGCCAAGGAAAAGTTTGAAACGCTCACAAAGCGGCAGGAAAGCGTTCGGCTTAGCGAATTGCGCGATGCATTGGGAGCCTCTCGCAAATATACCCAGGCGATACTGGAATATTTTGACGAAATCGGCTATACTGTGAGGGACGGGGACGTTCGCAGACTGAAATAA
- the arcC gene encoding carbamate kinase, with product MGKKIVIALGGNALGNNLPEQMVAVKYTAKAIVDLIEEGHEVIISHGNGPQVGMIQKAMAELVRSDPKQTLAPLSVCTAMSQGYIGYDLQNALREELLDRGIEKGVCTVLTQVIVDPEDEAFKNPTKPIGAFMTKEEADKAAAEKGWVIKEDSGRGYRRVVASPKPQGIVEIETVKALASAGHIPIACGGGGIPVFCSEGHHLKGVSAVIDKDFASCRLAQQLDADCLIILTAVEKVAVNFGKPDQKWLSSITPEEARKYMGEGHFAPGSMLPKVQAAVEFAESKPGRTALITLLEKAKDGIAGRTGTVIAAG from the coding sequence ATGGGAAAGAAAATCGTGATTGCCCTGGGCGGCAACGCGCTCGGCAATAACCTGCCGGAGCAGATGGTCGCGGTGAAATATACGGCGAAAGCCATTGTGGACCTCATTGAGGAGGGACACGAGGTCATCATCTCGCACGGCAACGGCCCGCAGGTCGGCATGATCCAGAAAGCGATGGCCGAGCTTGTGCGAAGCGACCCGAAACAGACGCTCGCGCCGCTCTCGGTCTGCACCGCGATGAGCCAGGGCTACATCGGCTACGACCTGCAAAACGCCCTGCGTGAAGAACTGCTCGACCGCGGAATCGAAAAAGGGGTCTGCACCGTGCTGACCCAGGTGATTGTCGATCCGGAGGACGAAGCGTTCAAAAATCCGACCAAACCGATCGGCGCGTTCATGACTAAAGAGGAGGCTGACAAAGCCGCCGCTGAGAAGGGCTGGGTCATCAAGGAGGATTCCGGGCGCGGGTACCGCCGCGTGGTGGCTTCTCCGAAGCCGCAGGGAATTGTTGAGATCGAAACGGTCAAGGCGCTGGCCTCGGCTGGACATATCCCCATCGCCTGCGGCGGCGGCGGGATTCCGGTATTCTGCTCGGAAGGGCATCACCTCAAGGGCGTTTCCGCGGTGATAGACAAGGATTTCGCATCCTGCCGGCTTGCGCAGCAGCTCGATGCCGACTGCCTGATCATCCTGACCGCGGTCGAGAAGGTCGCTGTCAATTTCGGCAAGCCCGACCAGAAGTGGCTCTCTTCGATCACTCCGGAGGAAGCCCGCAAGTATATGGGCGAGGGGCATTTTGCACCGGGCTCGATGCTGCCGAAGGTACAGGCCGCCGTCGAGTTCGCGGAATCGAAACCTGGGCGCACAGCGCTGATTACCCTGCTTGAAAAAGCAAAGGACGGCATTGCTGGAAGGACCGGCACCGTGATTGCGGCGGGCTGA
- the ygeW gene encoding knotted carbamoyltransferase YgeW, which translates to MDQKLQAYIDKLNKLNFKEMYENDFFLTWEKTNDELEAIFTVADALRYMREQNISTKIFESGLGISLFRDNSTRTRFSFASACNLLGLEVQDLDEGKSQIAHGETVRETANMVSFMADVIGIRDDMYIGKGNAYMHEFSEAVRQGHKDGVLEQTPTLVNLQCDIDHPTQAMADALHLIHEFGGIENLKGKKIAMTWAYSPSYGKPLSVPQGIIGLMTRFGMDVVLAHPEGYEVMPEVEEVAKKNAEASGGSFKKVNSMAEAFKDADVVYPKSWAPFAAMEKRTNLYGAGDSDGIKALEKELLAQNANHKDWCCTEELMKTTKDGKAIYMHCLPADINDVSCKDGEVEASVFDRYRTPLYKEASFKPYIIAAMIFLAKTKDPQATLKALEERGADRWFQK; encoded by the coding sequence ATGGATCAGAAATTGCAGGCCTATATTGACAAGCTCAACAAGCTGAACTTCAAAGAGATGTACGAGAACGACTTCTTCCTCACCTGGGAAAAGACGAACGACGAACTCGAAGCAATTTTCACCGTTGCCGACGCGCTGCGCTATATGCGCGAGCAGAACATCTCCACCAAGATCTTTGAAAGCGGCCTTGGCATCTCGCTTTTCCGCGACAACTCCACCCGCACCCGCTTCTCTTTCGCTTCCGCCTGCAACCTGCTGGGCCTTGAAGTGCAGGATCTTGACGAGGGCAAAAGCCAGATCGCGCACGGCGAGACGGTCCGTGAGACCGCGAACATGGTTTCGTTCATGGCCGACGTGATCGGTATCCGTGACGATATGTATATCGGTAAGGGCAACGCCTATATGCACGAGTTTTCCGAGGCGGTCCGTCAGGGCCACAAGGACGGCGTGCTCGAGCAGACCCCGACCCTTGTGAACCTCCAGTGTGATATCGACCACCCGACCCAGGCGATGGCCGACGCGCTGCACCTGATCCACGAATTCGGCGGCATTGAGAACCTCAAGGGCAAAAAGATCGCCATGACCTGGGCATATTCCCCCTCCTATGGCAAGCCGCTTTCGGTCCCGCAGGGCATCATCGGCCTCATGACCCGCTTCGGCATGGACGTGGTGCTTGCGCATCCGGAAGGCTACGAGGTCATGCCCGAGGTCGAGGAGGTCGCCAAAAAGAACGCGGAGGCTTCGGGCGGCAGCTTCAAAAAGGTCAACTCGATGGCCGAAGCCTTCAAGGACGCGGATGTCGTCTATCCGAAGAGCTGGGCGCCGTTTGCCGCGATGGAAAAGCGCACCAACCTCTATGGCGCGGGAGATTCCGACGGCATCAAAGCGCTTGAGAAGGAGCTGCTCGCACAGAACGCGAATCACAAGGACTGGTGCTGCACCGAAGAGCTGATGAAGACCACCAAGGACGGCAAAGCGATCTACATGCACTGCCTGCCGGCGGATATCAACGACGTCTCCTGCAAGGACGGTGAAGTCGAGGCTTCGGTGTTCGACCGTTACCGCACCCCGCTCTATAAGGAAGCTTCTTTCAAACCGTACATCATCGCCGCGATGATCTTCCTCGCAAAGACCAAGGACCCGCAGGCGACCCTCAAGGCGCTTGAGGAACGTGGAGCCGACCGCTGGTTCCAGAAATAA
- a CDS encoding YgeY family selenium metabolism-linked hydrolase translates to MDFSKIKEAAEGYRADMTRFLRDIVKFPGESCGEKEHIDRIAQEMRKVGFDEVVIDPMGNVLGYMGTGKTLIGFDAHIDTVGIGNKSNWTFDPYEGYENDAEIGGRGVSDQLGGIVSAVYGAKIMKDLGMLNDEYRVVVTGTVQEEDCDGLCWQYIIREDNVRPAFVVSTEPTDGGIYRGQRGRMEIRIDVKGVSCHGSAPERGDNAIYKMADILQDVRALNENDAEEGTEIKGLIKMLDEKYNKEWKEARFLGRGTVTTSEIFFTSPSRCAVADSCAVSLDRRMTAGETWESCLEEIRALPAVKKYGDDVKVSMYTYERPSYTGCVYPIECYFPTWVIPEDHKVTKAMEAAYKGLYGDSRVGPTPEIEAVRKARPLTDKWTFSTNGVTIMGRNGIPCIGFGPGAEAQAHAPNEITWKTDLVRCAAVYAALPTAYIENK, encoded by the coding sequence ATGGATTTCAGTAAGATCAAAGAAGCCGCCGAAGGGTATCGCGCGGATATGACCAGATTCCTGCGCGACATCGTAAAGTTCCCCGGCGAAAGCTGTGGCGAAAAAGAGCACATCGACCGCATTGCACAGGAGATGCGCAAAGTCGGTTTCGACGAAGTCGTCATCGACCCGATGGGCAACGTCCTCGGCTACATGGGTACCGGCAAAACCCTGATCGGATTTGACGCACACATCGATACGGTCGGCATCGGCAACAAATCCAACTGGACCTTCGATCCCTACGAGGGATACGAAAACGACGCCGAAATCGGCGGGCGCGGCGTTTCCGATCAGCTCGGCGGCATCGTTTCGGCGGTCTACGGCGCGAAGATCATGAAGGATCTCGGTATGCTCAATGACGAATACCGCGTCGTGGTGACAGGCACCGTCCAGGAGGAGGACTGCGACGGACTCTGCTGGCAGTACATCATCCGCGAGGACAACGTCCGTCCGGCGTTTGTCGTTTCGACCGAGCCGACCGACGGCGGCATCTACCGCGGCCAGCGCGGACGCATGGAAATCCGCATCGACGTCAAGGGCGTTTCCTGCCACGGTTCCGCTCCGGAGCGCGGCGACAACGCGATCTACAAGATGGCCGATATCCTGCAGGATGTGCGCGCGCTCAATGAGAACGATGCGGAAGAGGGCACCGAAATCAAGGGACTTATCAAGATGCTCGACGAGAAATACAACAAAGAGTGGAAGGAAGCCCGCTTCCTCGGACGGGGCACCGTCACCACTTCTGAAATTTTCTTCACTTCTCCTTCCCGCTGCGCGGTCGCGGATTCCTGCGCTGTGTCGCTTGACCGCCGCATGACCGCGGGTGAAACCTGGGAAAGCTGCCTTGAGGAGATCCGCGCGCTGCCTGCCGTCAAAAAGTACGGCGACGACGTCAAGGTTTCGATGTATACCTATGAGCGCCCGTCCTACACCGGCTGCGTCTATCCGATCGAATGCTACTTCCCGACCTGGGTGATCCCGGAGGACCACAAGGTTACCAAGGCGATGGAAGCTGCCTACAAGGGCCTTTACGGAGACAGCCGCGTCGGCCCGACCCCGGAGATCGAAGCGGTGCGCAAAGCCCGCCCGCTGACCGACAAATGGACCTTCTCCACCAATGGCGTCACCATCATGGGCCGCAACGGCATCCCGTGCATTGGTTTTGGACCGGGCGCCGAAGCGCAGGCCCACGCCCCCAACGAGATCACTTGGAAGACCGACCTGGTCCGCTGCGCGGCCGTCTACGCCGCCCTGCCGACCGCCTATATCGAGAACAAATAA
- the selA gene encoding L-seryl-tRNA(Sec) selenium transferase yields MDEKRALLQKIPQVDLLLRREAVREACESFGHTAVRKAVRQVLDSLRAGLLAGEVREIPSMEALEKQTVEALKKARESGLRRVINATGVALHTNLGRAPLAEKALKALEAAAGYLNLEYDLPSGERGSRGTFVEPLLCALCGSEAALVVNNNAAALLLALSTFSKGKEIVVSRGELVEIGDGFRIPDIMAESGGTLCEVGSTNKTRLSDYENAINEQTGMLLKVHTSNYRVIGFSASVQVRELAALGAKHNLPVLADLGSGAVLEASEYPFSGEPTVPQTLRDGADLVCFSGDKLLGGPQAGILLGKKELIARMKRHPLARALRIDKLSLAALEATLRLYENPKRAKEEIPVLASLSAVSESLRRQAQALCREIVESGADCGTRVVPQQRPVGGGAAPGQLLDGFAVAVCPHRCAVEQLEALLRNANPPVIARIFDGELLFDPATISESDFEAVAAALAKSLG; encoded by the coding sequence ATGGATGAAAAACGGGCGCTTTTGCAGAAAATTCCGCAGGTCGACCTGTTGCTCCGGCGGGAAGCAGTCCGCGAAGCGTGTGAAAGCTTTGGACATACCGCGGTGCGCAAAGCGGTGCGGCAGGTTCTGGACAGCTTGCGCGCCGGACTGCTCGCAGGGGAAGTGCGGGAAATCCCATCGATGGAAGCGCTGGAAAAACAAACGGTTGAAGCTCTGAAAAAGGCGCGGGAAAGCGGCCTGCGCCGGGTGATCAACGCGACCGGCGTCGCGCTGCACACCAATCTTGGGCGCGCTCCGCTGGCGGAAAAAGCGCTAAAAGCGCTGGAAGCCGCGGCCGGTTATTTAAATTTGGAGTACGATCTGCCGAGCGGTGAGCGCGGCAGCAGGGGAACGTTTGTCGAGCCGCTGCTCTGCGCGCTCTGTGGCAGCGAGGCGGCGCTTGTGGTGAACAATAACGCGGCGGCACTGCTGCTTGCGCTTTCAACCTTTTCAAAAGGAAAGGAAATTGTCGTTTCGCGCGGGGAGCTTGTGGAAATCGGGGACGGATTCCGAATCCCCGATATCATGGCGGAGAGCGGCGGAACGCTTTGCGAGGTTGGCTCGACCAACAAGACGCGGCTTTCCGATTATGAGAACGCCATCAATGAACAGACAGGGATGCTGCTCAAAGTGCATACGAGCAACTACCGGGTGATTGGGTTTTCCGCGTCGGTACAGGTACGGGAACTTGCCGCGCTCGGCGCAAAACACAATTTACCGGTATTGGCTGATCTTGGAAGCGGCGCAGTGCTTGAGGCTTCCGAGTATCCGTTTTCAGGGGAGCCGACCGTGCCGCAGACGCTGCGCGATGGCGCGGATTTGGTCTGCTTTTCCGGGGACAAGCTGCTCGGCGGCCCGCAGGCGGGTATCCTGCTTGGCAAAAAGGAACTGATCGCGCGGATGAAGCGCCATCCGCTTGCGCGGGCCCTGCGCATCGATAAGCTGTCGCTGGCCGCGCTGGAAGCGACCCTGCGGCTCTATGAGAACCCAAAACGTGCAAAGGAAGAAATCCCTGTGCTGGCGTCTCTGAGCGCCGTATCGGAGTCCTTGCGGCGCCAGGCGCAGGCCCTTTGCCGGGAAATCGTGGAATCCGGCGCGGATTGCGGCACGCGGGTGGTGCCGCAGCAGCGGCCGGTGGGCGGCGGGGCGGCGCCGGGCCAGCTGCTTGACGGATTTGCTGTGGCGGTGTGTCCGCATAGATGCGCGGTCGAACAATTGGAGGCGCTTTTGCGAAACGCAAATCCTCCGGTGATTGCGCGGATTTTTGACGGGGAGCTGCTGTTTGACCCCGCCACGATTTCGGAGTCGGATTTTGAAGCGGTCGCGGCGGCGCTGGCGAAAAGCCTGGGGTGA